Proteins from one Nitrobacteraceae bacterium AZCC 2146 genomic window:
- a CDS encoding 2-keto-4-pentenoate hydratase/2-oxohepta-3-ene-1,7-dioic acid hydratase in catechol pathway (product_source=COG0179; cath_funfam=3.90.850.10; cleavage_site_network=SignalP-noTM; cog=COG0179; pfam=PF01557; superfamily=56529; tigrfam=TIGR01409), with product MDNNRRKFLTASAAGVVAGGLLATSARDAFAQATATPAPAAGQPKLQSTRNMTLAMLQTPNGLSLGVRTDKGIIDVGAAAAAFKIDAPGSTDEVISGDYDAAALKSAIEKAKAAGGKYLIAEKAAKFGPCVTEPSKILCVGLNYRAHAAEANEKLPKEPILFNKYNSALNSHGGTIAVSKEPGKNFDYETELVAVIGKTARNVSEADALGCVFGYCTGQDFSERDQQMRSGQWMLGKTGDGWGPIGPWLVTADQVDPENLNLKTTVNGEQRQSANTKDMIFGVKQIVSFASRYMTLEPGDLIFTGTPEGVILGYPPEKRVWLKAGDKIVSSIDKLGDLEFTLT from the coding sequence ATGGACAATAACCGCCGCAAATTCCTCACAGCGTCAGCCGCGGGCGTCGTCGCCGGTGGCCTGCTCGCCACCAGCGCCCGCGACGCCTTTGCCCAGGCCACGGCCACACCGGCGCCGGCTGCCGGCCAGCCGAAGCTGCAGAGCACCAGGAACATGACGCTGGCGATGCTGCAGACGCCGAATGGGCTGTCGCTCGGCGTTCGCACCGACAAGGGCATCATCGACGTCGGCGCGGCCGCAGCGGCGTTCAAGATCGACGCCCCCGGCTCCACCGACGAGGTGATCAGCGGCGACTATGATGCCGCCGCGCTGAAATCGGCCATCGAAAAGGCCAAGGCCGCCGGCGGCAAATACCTCATCGCCGAAAAGGCCGCGAAATTCGGCCCCTGCGTCACCGAGCCCAGCAAGATCCTGTGCGTCGGTCTGAACTATCGCGCGCACGCCGCCGAAGCCAACGAAAAGCTGCCGAAAGAGCCGATCCTGTTCAACAAGTACAACTCGGCGCTGAACAGCCACGGCGGCACCATCGCGGTCTCCAAGGAGCCCGGCAAGAATTTCGATTATGAAACCGAGCTGGTGGCGGTAATCGGCAAGACCGCCCGCAATGTCAGCGAAGCCGACGCGCTCGGCTGCGTGTTCGGCTATTGCACCGGGCAGGATTTCTCCGAGCGCGACCAGCAGATGCGCTCCGGCCAATGGATGCTCGGCAAGACCGGTGACGGCTGGGGCCCGATCGGCCCGTGGCTGGTGACGGCGGATCAGGTCGATCCGGAAAACCTCAATCTGAAGACCACGGTGAATGGCGAACAACGGCAGTCCGCCAATACCAAGGACATGATCTTCGGCGTCAAGCAGATCGTCTCCTTCGCCTCGCGCTACATGACGCTGGAGCCCGGCGACCTGATCTTCACCGGCACGCCCGAAGGCGTCATCCTCGGCTATCCGCCGGAGAAGCGCGTCTGGCTGAAGGCCGGCGACAAGATCGTCTCCAGCATCGACAAGCTCGGCGATCTGGAATTCACGCTGACCTGA
- a CDS encoding phosphoribosylformylglycinamidine synthase I (product_source=TIGR01737; cath_funfam=3.40.50.880; cog=COG0047; ko=KO:K23265; pfam=PF13507; smart=SM01211; superfamily=52317; tigrfam=TIGR01737), whose product MPARLRMETRMKSAVLVFPGINRERDMARALKLASGHDSTMVWHADTALPKGTDLVVVPGGFSYGDYLRCGAIAARSPVMDAVRAFAADGGLVLGVCNGFQILCESGLLPGILMRNAKLKFICHDVHLRVERSDTAFTRGYNAGQVIRVPIAHGEGNYTADTETLKRLEGDGRVLYRYCSASGEVGDLHNINGAAQSIAGIVSERGNVLGMMPHPENHVEDIMGCTDGRGLFAGLVEHLAHAA is encoded by the coding sequence GTGCCTGCGCGCCTGCGAATGGAAACCCGCATGAAATCCGCCGTTCTCGTTTTCCCCGGCATCAACCGCGAGCGCGACATGGCGCGGGCGCTGAAGCTCGCATCGGGCCATGACTCGACCATGGTCTGGCATGCCGACACCGCGCTGCCGAAGGGCACCGATCTCGTGGTGGTGCCCGGCGGGTTTTCCTATGGCGACTATCTGCGCTGCGGCGCCATCGCGGCGCGCTCGCCGGTGATGGATGCGGTGCGCGCCTTTGCGGCCGACGGCGGTCTCGTGCTCGGGGTCTGCAACGGCTTTCAGATCCTCTGCGAGTCCGGCCTGCTGCCGGGCATCCTGATGCGCAACGCCAAACTGAAATTCATCTGCCACGACGTGCATCTGCGCGTCGAGCGTTCCGACACCGCCTTCACCCGCGGCTACAATGCCGGGCAGGTGATCCGCGTGCCGATCGCGCACGGCGAGGGCAACTACACGGCGGATACCGAAACGCTGAAGCGGCTCGAAGGCGACGGCCGCGTGCTGTACCGCTATTGCTCCGCCAGCGGCGAAGTCGGCGACCTCCACAACATCAACGGCGCCGCGCAGTCGATCGCCGGCATCGTCAGCGAGCGCGGCAACGTGCTCGGCATGATGCCGCATCCGGAAAACCACGTCGAAGACATCATGGGCTGCACCGACGGCCGCGGCCTGTTCGCCGGCCTCGTCGAGCATCTGGC